The Blastomonas sp. SL216 DNA window TATGTCGGCGCGGGGATGACCATGGCCTTTGTCGCGCTGTTCCTGGCGATCAGCGACCCGCACCGGAGCCCCGCGAGCGGCTGGGCCACCGGCACGCTGGCGGTCGTGTGGCTGGTCGCAACATCGATGGGCTGGCGGCGCGGCAGCCAGAAGCGCTGGCGCTCGCACCAGATGTGGATGATCCGGTCGATGGTGCTGACATGGACCTTCGTGTTCTGCCGGCTGGCACAGCAGCTGGGCGATCTGGAAGGAATCGCCCCGGCACTGGGCATCTGGGCCTATTGGGCAGGGCCCCTGGTGGTGGCCGAGGCGGGGCTGCAGCTCTGGAACCGCCGTCACCCGCCCGCTGACCGCCGTCAGCTCTTGTACAGTCCGTCGAGCCGATCCTGATAGCGCCCGCGGATGACATGCCGCCGGATCTTCATCGACGGTGTCATCTCGCCATTCTCGATGCTGAACGGCTCGTCGGCAAAGGCGAACTGGCGCACCTTCTCGATCACCGACAGGTCACCGTTCACCCGGTCGATCGCCGCCCGGACAGCGGATTTGAACTGCGGATTGGCCTGCAAGGCGGCAAAATCGACCTTCAGCCCCTGGGCGCTGGCCCATTCCATCGTCCATTCGGGATCGGGCACCACCAGACCGACCAGATACGGCCGCCGGTCGCCCATCACCATCGCCTGGTGGATTTCGGGCTGCAGCGTCAGCATGCCTTCGACCTTTTGCGGCGAGACATTGTCGCCCTTGTCGTTGACGATCAGGTCCTTCTTGCGGTCGGTGATCGCAATGCGTCCCGCCTCGTCGATATGGCCGATATCGCCGGTATGCAGCCAGCCGTCCTTCAGCACCCGTGCGGTCTCTTCGGGGTTCTGCCAATAGCCGTGCATCACCAGCTCGCCGCGCACCAGAATTTCGCCGTCATCGGCAATGCGCACTTCGGTATCGGCGAGCGGTGGGCCGACCGTGTCCATCTTCAGGCCGACCTTGGGGCGGTTGCACGCGATGATCGGCGCGGCCTCGGTCTGGCCGTAACCCTGCAGCAATGTCAGCCCCAGCGCGTGGAAGAACACGCCGATCTCGGGGTTCAGCGGCGCGCCGCCCGACACCATCGCCTTGATCCGCCCGCCGAAGCGCGCCTGGATCTTGGGGCGCAGGCTCTTCGACAGGATGAAGTCCATCGGCTTGTCGATCACGCCCGCGCGGCCCGCCAGCTGCTTTTCGCCCAGCGCCATCGCGCGTTCGAACAGGAAATTGGCGACCTTGCCCTGTTTCTGGATCTGCTTGAGGATACGCGCGCGCAGCACCTCGAACAGGCGCGGCACCACGACCATCAGCGTCGGGCGCACCTCCTCGATATTGCTGGCCAGCTTTTCCAGCCCTTCGGAATAATAGATCTGCGCGCCCAGCCCGATCGGGAAGAACTGGCCGGCGCTGTGTTCATAGGCGTGGCTCAGCGGCAGGAACGACAGGAACACCTCGTCCTCCCAGCCGAAATCTTCGGAAATCACGCGGGTCGGGCCGGCGATATTGTGCAGGATGGCGCCATGGTGCTGCATCACGCCGCGCGGCGCGCCGCCGGTGCCGCTGGTATAGATGATGCAGGCCGTGTCGTTGCGGGTCAGCGTTGCCGCATCGGCGCGGATCCTGGGCAGCAATTCGGCCTGGCGCGCGGCAGAACCGCTGACCAGATCAGACCAGTTGTGCGCGCGAAAGCGGCTGGCCTGGCCGACCTTGACCGGTTCCATGCCGATCACATGCCAGGCATTGCCCGCGCGCAGCACCGCAGGCAGCAGCGTGCGCGCCAGCTTGGCGTCGGAGACGATCACCGCGCGCGCGCCGGAATTGTCCAGGATATGCTGGTGGTCGCGCTCGGTATTGGTGGTGTAGGTGGGAACGGTCACGCAGCCTGCGGCCATGATCGCAAGGTCGGCAATGCACCATTCGGGGCGGTTTTCGCTGACCAGCATCACCCGGTCGCCGCGCTGCAGCCCCATTTCCTTGAGCGCATGCGCCAGCTCCGCGACCTGGCCCGCCGCCTGCCGCCAGCTGGTCGATGTCCAGGCTCCGCCGCGCTTGGCCCACAGGAACGGCTTGTCGCCCAGCTCATCCGCCCGCGCGAAGAACAGGTCGAGCAGGTTGTTGAAATGGGAAAACTGGTCGAGCGATGTGTTGGCGATCACCGGGTTCGGGCTCCTCTTGATGCCGCGCTTGGCGCGCGCGGTCTGTCGATATCGGGTCTAGCGGGGTTTATGACCATGGGCAATCAGCGGCGCGGCCATCATAATGCGAGTTTGCGCCCGGCCTTGCCCAGCGCGGCCTTGTCCTCGGCGTCCAGCCCGATCTTGAGACCCAGCCAGACCAGCGGAACGAAACAGGCGAACTGGATCGCGGCGCGGGGTACCATGCCCAGGCCCGAAAAGACCCAGCCGATCAGCCAGAGCGTGGCAAACCCGCCGATGCCGCAGGCCAGCGCGCGCAGGAAATGCCGGTCGAACGGCCCCAGCCCGTCGCTCGCCCAAAGCTCTGCCACCGCCGCCCAGCTCGACACGATCACCCCTGCGCTGACCGCCAGCGCCATGCCGGTTGCCCCCAGTTCGTCGACCGTCAGCCAGCCGACCAGCCCGGCAACGCCAAGCCCCGCGACCGAATTGGCCAGCGGCAGCAGGCGGTGCCCGGTCATCTCGACGATCGGGGTGGCCGCGCCCAGGATCGTTTCGCCCGCGCGGCCCAGCAGCAGCACGATCAGCACCGGCAGCGCGGCGGCGGCCTCTGGCGAGAACAGCAGCAGCGTCGCATCGCCGCCTGCGATCATCACCCCGGTCAGCGGCAGCACGATGATCGCCGCGATCCGGTTGGCAAAGCGATAGAGCGGCGCGATCTCGGCCCTGTCGGCGGCGCGCTGCGCGGCGCTCAGCGGCGCGAGGACGTAGAGAAACGTCTGGCGCACGATCAGCGGCACCGATGCGATCTTGCGCGCGATGCCGAACAGCCCTGCGGCTACAGCGCCACCGCCGCCGCTCAGCGCCAGGCCCAGCAGCACCGGCGGCAGATCGTTGAATGCCCGGCGCGCCAGATTGGGCGGCATCGTCGCCAGGCCCGATTTCAGCGTGTCGTGGCGCAGCGCGGGCGGCATCGGCGCGCGCCAGAGCAGGGCGAGGTCGTAATAGCGCCCCAGCAACCGCACCGAGAGCCAGGCGGTCACGCCGAGCGAGACGATATGCGCGATGAACAGCCCGAACAGCCGCACGCCCAGCCCATAGAGCGCCACCGCGACGATCAGCCGCGCGATCTGCTCCCAGAAGATGCGCAGCCGGATTTCAGGCCCGAACGCTCGCCGCGCACGCGCCGCCGCGGTGGCGATTTCCAGCGCGACGGTCAGCGGCAGCGTCCAGACGAACAGCGCGATCATCGCGGGCAGATGCGGCCGCATCGCCGGCTCGACCGAAAATTGCGGCGCGATGGCGGGCGCCGCCAGCGCTATGCACAAGGCGACGATCGTGGAAGGGATCACCGTCACCAGCAGCGCATAGCGCACCACGCCATGCTCGATCTCGCGGGTCGGTGCGGCAGGGATCGAGCGCTGCAGCCCCTGCGCCAGCGACAATGTGGTGATGGTCGACAGCACGTTCACGGCGGCCCAGAGCACGATATAGGTGCCATAGGTGGCCAGCCCGAACATCCAGACGAACGCGGGCTGGGTGACGATCTCGATGATCGCGCCCATGCGCGCCAGGCCGGACAGCGCAGCGCCGCTTGCCACATCGGCGCGGCTCACCGCAGGGGGGCTGGCAGCGGGCGTGCTTGAAGCGGGGGCAGGGCTGGCCGGCTGGGGAGCGTCTGAGGCCACGGTCTGCGGCCTATTCCTCGGTGCGGATGAGGACGGTCTCGCCGACCATCAGGAACAGGAAGAAAGGCGACCAGGCCGCCAGGATCGGCGGATAGGCCCCCAGATTGCCCATGGCGAGCGCGAAATTGTCGGCCACGAAATAGGCAAAGCCCAAAGCCATGCCGATGACGGCGCGGATGAACAGCTGGCCCGATCGCGCCAGGCCGAACGCGGCCACCGCGCCGAGCAGCGGCATCAGCAGCGCCGAAAGCGGGCCGGACAGCTTGTGCCACAGATTGGCCTCGAGCGCCGCGGTCGGGCGACCGGCGGCTTTCAGTTCCTGGATCGCGGCCCAGAGCTGCGGGAAGGACAGGCCATCGGCATTGACCTTGCTCAACGTGAACTGGTCGGGGCGGACGTCGCCTGCGGCAACGATATCGCCCAGCGCCTGCTTCTGCCCCGATGCGACGTCGAACTGCGTGGCATCGGTCAGCTTCCAGCCCTTGCCGGTATAGGTGCCTTCGCGGGCACGAATGATCCGCGCCATGCCGCCCTGGCTGTCGCGCGCATAGACGGCAACGCCGGTCAGCCGGGTCGCGTTGCCCGTGCCCTCGACCGTATCGGCCTGGATGATATTGTCGCCTTCGCGCACCCAGATGTTCGACTTGACGTTGGAATCGCGCGGGATCGGGCCGAAATCGGCCGCTTCCCAGGCGTCCAGCGTCGCGGTTGCACGGGTCAGGATGCGCTCGGAAAAGACGAAGGTGATCGCCGACACGCCGAACGCGGCGATCAGCAGCGGCGCGAGCACCTGATGCG harbors:
- a CDS encoding long-chain fatty acid--CoA ligase; amino-acid sequence: MIANTSLDQFSHFNNLLDLFFARADELGDKPFLWAKRGGAWTSTSWRQAAGQVAELAHALKEMGLQRGDRVMLVSENRPEWCIADLAIMAAGCVTVPTYTTNTERDHQHILDNSGARAVIVSDAKLARTLLPAVLRAGNAWHVIGMEPVKVGQASRFRAHNWSDLVSGSAARQAELLPRIRADAATLTRNDTACIIYTSGTGGAPRGVMQHHGAILHNIAGPTRVISEDFGWEDEVFLSFLPLSHAYEHSAGQFFPIGLGAQIYYSEGLEKLASNIEEVRPTLMVVVPRLFEVLRARILKQIQKQGKVANFLFERAMALGEKQLAGRAGVIDKPMDFILSKSLRPKIQARFGGRIKAMVSGGAPLNPEIGVFFHALGLTLLQGYGQTEAAPIIACNRPKVGLKMDTVGPPLADTEVRIADDGEILVRGELVMHGYWQNPEETARVLKDGWLHTGDIGHIDEAGRIAITDRKKDLIVNDKGDNVSPQKVEGMLTLQPEIHQAMVMGDRRPYLVGLVVPDPEWTMEWASAQGLKVDFAALQANPQFKSAVRAAIDRVNGDLSVIEKVRQFAFADEPFSIENGEMTPSMKIRRHVIRGRYQDRLDGLYKS
- the lptG gene encoding LPS export ABC transporter permease LptG, with product MHFEFFPSRTVAVYMARKFLTSILAVVALLFLVLQSLDLLGESGKILAYPGNGQAQLLTYISLRAPQIIDLVLPFSVLLATIITLATLNQNSEVVAMKASGLSAHQVLAPLLIAAFGVSAITFVFSERILTRATATLDAWEAADFGPIPRDSNVKSNIWVREGDNIIQADTVEGTGNATRLTGVAVYARDSQGGMARIIRAREGTYTGKGWKLTDATQFDVASGQKQALGDIVAAGDVRPDQFTLSKVNADGLSFPQLWAAIQELKAAGRPTAALEANLWHKLSGPLSALLMPLLGAVAAFGLARSGQLFIRAVIGMALGFAYFVADNFALAMGNLGAYPPILAAWSPFFLFLMVGETVLIRTEE
- a CDS encoding polysaccharide biosynthesis protein: MSRADVASGAALSGLARMGAIIEIVTQPAFVWMFGLATYGTYIVLWAAVNVLSTITTLSLAQGLQRSIPAAPTREIEHGVVRYALLVTVIPSTIVALCIALAAPAIAPQFSVEPAMRPHLPAMIALFVWTLPLTVALEIATAAARARRAFGPEIRLRIFWEQIARLIVAVALYGLGVRLFGLFIAHIVSLGVTAWLSVRLLGRYYDLALLWRAPMPPALRHDTLKSGLATMPPNLARRAFNDLPPVLLGLALSGGGGAVAAGLFGIARKIASVPLIVRQTFLYVLAPLSAAQRAADRAEIAPLYRFANRIAAIIVLPLTGVMIAGGDATLLLFSPEAAAALPVLIVLLLGRAGETILGAATPIVEMTGHRLLPLANSVAGLGVAGLVGWLTVDELGATGMALAVSAGVIVSSWAAVAELWASDGLGPFDRHFLRALACGIGGFATLWLIGWVFSGLGMVPRAAIQFACFVPLVWLGLKIGLDAEDKAALGKAGRKLAL
- a CDS encoding DUF2306 domain-containing protein, with amino-acid sequence MTSQAWPPIDHRPGVTLPVLLFWAAILSTLPVLWLNVLPALGGGAQREHADHSLWIVLHALTGFLTLASGFLALWMGWTRAAFEYHRHTGCTYVGAGMTMAFVALFLAISDPHRSPASGWATGTLAVVWLVATSMGWRRGSQKRWRSHQMWMIRSMVLTWTFVFCRLAQQLGDLEGIAPALGIWAYWAGPLVVAEAGLQLWNRRHPPADRRQLLYSPSSRS